In Candidatus Bathyarchaeia archaeon, the DNA window TCGCCTGCCATGATTGTCAGCTATGAAGCCTCCAATTGGGAGAAAGACTAGTTGAACCAGCGATGCGGCAAATGTTAGCATACCTAACGTGAATGGGTCACCGCCGATTTGTACGAAGTATAGGGGGAGATAAACGCCTATGAACCCGCCCATCGCCCTTATGGCGCTGCTTAAAGCCAATGCGGAGATATTTCGACTGAACAAAGAGCTGTTTTGCTGCCGTTCCTGCTCGGTTGCAACTGTCACTTGCGACAATTTACTAGTCCTTTGCCAGCTTGTAGTTTCTTGTTATGTTTTCTATGGCGCCGTTTTCGAAGGCGTATATTTCTATTAGGTTCTTTTTCCAGTCTCTTTCATACATATAGGGGTCGTCTACTCGTTTTTCGGAAGGATCAATGTGAATCCATCTTTTCTGCTGCTCATCCCACACCTCGGTCCACACGTGATCCGATATGTCAAGTATCAATCTCGCTCGATACCAGTGCGCTAGGCACAAGCTGGTGAAGAGAATGCTGAATTCACCGCATCTACCACGGCCATAAGCTAGAATTTCCCCTGGATCGTTGTGGCGTTTTATGTCTCCTTTGTCGAACTTCAACCGTTCATGCATCCAATCGAGTAACTCGCTTATCGTGTATCTTCTTTCAAACAACGCCATCAATCTGACAAGCAAGGAAGGCTCAGCTAGGTTTTCGCTTATTTCACGATACTTATCAATGGAATTCTGATGCGCGGACACCATGCTGTTAATCCTCGCTTCGTAGTTCTCTTTGGCTGCTGATCAAATGAAGAAGAAGGTTGCCGAATAGTTAGTAGTTGTGCAGCAAGAATCAATATTCACAATATCGCGCTTGACGGGGCACGTGTCAATGATATTTCCAAACTTATATCTGTAAAGAGCAGTGATTGGTAGAACCATGGCTCAAAAAGTAATCATGGACTCCAACTTCTTCTTCATTCCCTCACAGTTTAGGATCGACATTTTCGAGGCAATGATGAACTTGCTTAACCAGAAATACGAGCCGATCCTGCTCTCGACAACGCTTCAGGAGCTGCAGAAAATGGCGGAGAAGGGAGCGCCTGCACTTCGCAAACAGGCGCGAATCGCCTTGAAACTTGCGGAAAGATGCCAATTGGTCAATGTTGAAAGAAATAAAAGAGAGAGTGGTGACGACGTGATTGCCCGAGTTGCTGCAGAGTGGAAATGCGCAGTAGCTACAAACGACTCGGCGCTGAGGCGAAGATTAAGGGATATAAGCATCCCTGTAATCTATTTGAGGCAAAAATCCCGTTTGGAATTGGAGGGAAGCCTTTAACTAGCTAAAGGTAAACGTGGGTAGGGACAAATCATGTTCAAGCTTGTTTCTCTTGAGGATACCATCCGTATTCCGCCTGAAAAGTTCGGCGACCCAATTGAAGCTGT includes these proteins:
- a CDS encoding transglutaminase-like domain-containing protein, which produces MVSAHQNSIDKYREISENLAEPSLLVRLMALFERRYTISELLDWMHERLKFDKGDIKRHNDPGEILAYGRGRCGEFSILFTSLCLAHWYRARLILDISDHVWTEVWDEQQKRWIHIDPSEKRVDDPYMYERDWKKNLIEIYAFENGAIENITRNYKLAKD
- a CDS encoding nucleotide-binding protein, with the protein product MAQKVIMDSNFFFIPSQFRIDIFEAMMNLLNQKYEPILLSTTLQELQKMAEKGAPALRKQARIALKLAERCQLVNVERNKRESGDDVIARVAAEWKCAVATNDSALRRRLRDISIPVIYLRQKSRLELEGSL